A single window of Pseudomonas lijiangensis DNA harbors:
- a CDS encoding TetR family transcriptional regulator produces the protein MKKTADSAAVEPVDALRKSRKNNPEKTREDILQAAIVEFVAYGLTGARVDAIAERTKTSKRMIYYYFGSKEQLYVEVLEKLYGDIRTTESQLNLGELEPVEAIHRVVEFTFDHHDRNVDFVRIVCIENIHNGENVKQSDSIQAKSQNIIRALDDILRRGESMGLFREGVHPVDLHLMISSFCFYRISNRHTFSEIFQIELWSDEVKKRHKTMICDAVLSYLKR, from the coding sequence ATGAAAAAAACTGCCGACTCCGCTGCCGTCGAGCCCGTCGATGCGCTGCGCAAGAGCCGCAAGAACAATCCGGAAAAGACCCGCGAGGATATCCTTCAGGCGGCAATCGTCGAGTTCGTTGCCTACGGGTTGACCGGCGCACGGGTCGATGCCATCGCCGAGCGCACCAAGACGTCGAAACGGATGATCTATTACTACTTCGGTAGCAAGGAGCAGCTGTACGTTGAAGTGCTGGAAAAGCTCTACGGCGATATCCGCACCACCGAAAGCCAGTTGAACCTGGGCGAGCTTGAGCCGGTGGAAGCTATCCATCGAGTCGTGGAATTCACCTTCGATCACCATGACCGCAATGTCGATTTCGTGCGCATCGTCTGCATCGAAAACATTCATAACGGCGAGAACGTCAAACAGTCCGATTCGATTCAGGCCAAGAGCCAGAACATCATTCGGGCGCTGGACGATATTCTGCGACGCGGCGAGTCCATGGGGCTGTTCCGCGAAGGTGTTCATCCGGTGGACCTGCACCTGATGATCAGCTCGTTCTGCTTCTATCGCATCTCCAACCGCCACACGTTCAGCGAGATTTTCCAGATCGAACTGTGGAGCGATGAGGTCAAGAAGCGTCACAAGACCATGATCTGCGACGCTGTGCTGAGTTACCTCAAACGCTGA
- the quiC gene encoding 3-dehydroshikimate dehydratase QuiC, translated as MQRSIATVSLSGTLPEKLEAVAAAGFDGVEIFENDLLYYDGSPRNVRQICADLGIAITLFQPFRDFEGCRRDRLQRNVDRAERKFDLMQELGTDLVLVCSNAAADSVGDENILLDDLSLLAERAGARNLRVGYEALAWGRHVNTWQQVWNLVRQVDHPALGVLLDSFHTLSLKGDPGAIAQIPGDKIFFVQMADAPILAMDVLEWSRHFRCFPGQGEFDLPGFLAPILRSGYTGPLSLEVFNDGFRAAPTRANAADGFRSLLYLEEKTRELLAREAEPVASEILFNPPPASTYSGVEFLEFAVDETQGARLSGWLERLGFARLGQHRSKAVSLLGQGDIKIVLNAEPYSFAHSFFEAHGPSLCATALRVDDGNRALERARAFKGQPYRGLVGPNEREIPSVRAPDGSLIYLVQGAEPGQSIYDIDFVVDPKTRDQGGLQRIDHMAMALPADSLDSWVLFYKSLLDFEADDEVVLPDPYGLVKSRALRSRCSTIRLPLNISENRNTAISHALSSYRGSGVHHIAFSCEDIFAEVRRAKEAGVPLLDIPLNYYDDLAARFDFDDEFLSELAYYNVLYDRDAQGGELFHVYTDAFDGRFFFEILQRKNGYVGYGAANVPVRLAAMAKARNVAARQARL; from the coding sequence ATGCAGCGTTCTATTGCCACCGTATCCCTGAGCGGTACTCTGCCTGAAAAGCTCGAAGCCGTTGCTGCAGCCGGTTTCGACGGGGTAGAAATCTTCGAGAACGACCTTTTGTATTACGACGGCAGCCCGCGAAATGTCAGGCAGATCTGCGCCGACCTGGGTATCGCCATCACTCTGTTCCAGCCGTTTCGTGACTTTGAAGGCTGCCGCCGTGACCGGCTTCAGCGTAATGTCGACCGTGCCGAACGCAAATTCGATCTGATGCAGGAGCTGGGCACTGATCTGGTGCTGGTCTGCAGCAATGCCGCCGCCGATTCGGTGGGCGATGAAAATATCCTGCTCGATGACCTGAGCCTGCTGGCCGAGCGTGCCGGTGCCCGTAACCTGCGGGTGGGCTACGAAGCCCTGGCCTGGGGGCGTCATGTGAATACCTGGCAACAGGTCTGGAATCTGGTGCGTCAGGTCGATCACCCGGCCCTGGGTGTATTGCTCGACAGTTTCCATACGCTTTCGCTCAAGGGCGATCCAGGTGCCATCGCCCAGATTCCCGGCGACAAGATCTTTTTCGTGCAAATGGCCGATGCGCCGATCCTGGCCATGGACGTGCTGGAGTGGAGCCGGCATTTTCGCTGCTTCCCCGGTCAGGGCGAATTCGACCTGCCAGGCTTTCTGGCGCCGATCCTGCGCAGTGGCTACACCGGACCTTTGTCACTGGAAGTCTTCAATGATGGTTTTCGGGCTGCGCCAACCCGAGCCAACGCCGCCGATGGTTTCCGTTCATTGCTCTATCTGGAAGAGAAAACCCGCGAGCTGCTGGCTCGCGAGGCTGAGCCGGTGGCTTCCGAAATCCTGTTCAATCCGCCGCCTGCCAGCACCTACAGTGGCGTCGAGTTCCTTGAGTTCGCGGTTGACGAGACTCAGGGCGCACGGCTGTCCGGCTGGCTCGAACGTCTCGGTTTCGCCCGTCTGGGGCAGCATCGCTCCAAGGCGGTGAGCCTGCTGGGGCAGGGCGATATCAAGATTGTGCTCAATGCCGAACCCTATTCCTTTGCCCACAGCTTTTTCGAGGCCCATGGCCCTTCGCTGTGTGCTACTGCCTTGCGAGTGGATGACGGCAACAGGGCGCTGGAGCGTGCGCGTGCGTTCAAGGGCCAGCCCTATCGCGGACTGGTCGGGCCGAATGAGCGTGAAATCCCTTCGGTGCGTGCGCCCGATGGCAGCCTGATCTATCTGGTCCAGGGCGCCGAGCCCGGGCAGTCGATCTACGACATCGACTTTGTCGTCGACCCCAAGACCAGGGATCAGGGCGGCCTGCAACGCATTGACCACATGGCCATGGCGCTGCCGGCAGACAGCCTCGACAGTTGGGTGCTGTTCTACAAGAGCCTGCTGGACTTCGAGGCCGATGACGAAGTGGTGCTGCCCGATCCTTACGGGCTGGTCAAAAGCCGGGCCTTGCGCAGCCGGTGCAGCACGATCCGTCTGCCGCTGAACATTTCGGAGAACCGCAACACGGCGATATCCCATGCCCTGTCGAGTTATCGTGGCTCCGGCGTGCATCACATCGCGTTCTCGTGCGAAGACATTTTTGCCGAGGTCAGGCGTGCCAAGGAGGCGGGCGTCCCGTTGCTGGATATCCCGCTCAACTATTACGACGACCTGGCCGCACGCTTCGACTTCGATGACGAATTCCTCAGCGAACTGGCGTATTACAACGTGCTGTACGACCGCGATGCCCAGGGCGGCGAGCTGTTCCACGTCTACACCGATGCCTTCGACGGGCGTTTCTTCTTCGAGATTCTGCAACGCAAGAACGGCTACGTCGGATATGGCGCGGCCAATGTTCCGGTGCGTCTTGCGGCCATGGCCAAGGCCCGTAACGTGGCGGCGCGTCAGGCGCGTCTCTGA